A genomic segment from Aliidongia dinghuensis encodes:
- a CDS encoding SDR family NAD(P)-dependent oxidoreductase, translating to MPKNFRSILITGASSGLGAALARRYAAPGVRLALHGRDESRLAQVAADCIGRGALVEQISIDVTDQAALAAWIVAIDEAAPVDLVIANAGISGGTSGLGGNRDPSRRILAVNIDGVFNTIEPILPRMRARGAGTVALMSSLAGFRGLPGSAAYSASKAAVRVLGESLRGDYLPSGVEVVVICPGFVVTPMTARNRFHMPFLLGAERAAEIMARGLAQGRARIAFPWQTYVLSRLVAALPAPLIDRFVARLPRKGA from the coding sequence ATGCCTAAGAATTTCCGCAGCATCCTGATCACCGGAGCCAGTAGCGGGCTCGGCGCCGCCCTCGCCCGGCGCTATGCCGCACCCGGCGTGCGGCTGGCGCTGCACGGCCGCGACGAGTCGCGGCTCGCCCAGGTCGCGGCCGACTGCATCGGGCGCGGTGCACTCGTCGAGCAGATATCGATCGACGTCACCGACCAGGCGGCCCTTGCCGCCTGGATCGTCGCGATCGACGAGGCAGCACCGGTCGACCTGGTGATCGCGAACGCCGGCATCTCCGGCGGCACGTCGGGCCTCGGCGGCAACCGCGATCCATCCCGCCGCATCCTCGCCGTCAACATCGACGGCGTGTTCAACACGATCGAACCCATCCTGCCGCGCATGCGCGCCCGCGGCGCCGGCACGGTGGCACTGATGAGCTCGCTCGCGGGCTTCCGCGGTCTGCCGGGCTCGGCCGCCTACAGCGCCAGCAAGGCGGCGGTCCGCGTGCTGGGCGAATCGCTACGCGGCGACTATCTGCCGAGCGGCGTCGAGGTCGTGGTGATCTGTCCCGGCTTCGTCGTGACGCCGATGACGGCGCGCAACCGGTTCCACATGCCGTTCCTGCTGGGTGCCGAGCGCGCGGCCGAGATCATGGCGCGCGGCCTGGCCCAGGGCCGCGCCCGCATCGCCTTTCCCTGGCAGACCTATGTGCTGAGCCGACTGGTCGCAGCATTGCCAGCACCGCTCATCGACCGCTTCGTCGCTCGCCTGCCGCGCAAGGGCGCATAG
- the rpsR gene encoding 30S ribosomal protein S18, which yields MRNVERPQGREGEAAPGARPAARRPFFRRHKTCPFSGPNAPKIDYKDVKLLQRFISERGKIVPSRITAVSAKKQRELSQAIKRARFLGLLPYLIQ from the coding sequence ATGCGTAACGTCGAACGTCCCCAGGGCCGCGAGGGCGAAGCCGCCCCGGGCGCCCGCCCGGCCGCGCGCCGTCCGTTCTTCCGCCGTCACAAGACCTGCCCGTTCTCGGGTCCGAATGCGCCGAAGATCGACTACAAGGACGTCAAGCTCCTGCAGCGCTTCATTTCCGAGCGCGGCAAGATCGTCCCGAGCCGGATCACGGCGGTGTCGGCCAAGAAGCAGCGCGAGTTGTCCCAGGCAATCAAGCGCGCGCGTTTCCTGGGGCTGCTGCCGTATCTGATTCAATAG
- the fabF gene encoding beta-ketoacyl-ACP synthase II, with product MRRVVVTGVGLVTPLGIGIEHNWQALTAGKSGLDRIQSFDVSDLPAKIAGIVPRGATADNLFHADDWVEPKDQRKMDEFIVYALAAAAQAVKDSGWQPANEVEQYRTGVQVGSGIGGLSTISDTAVTLHERGPRRVSPFFIPSALINLASGHISIVHGFKGPNHSAVTACSTGAHAIGDAARIIQYDDADVMIAGGAEAAICRLGIAGFAAARALSTDFNDEPTRASRPFDRDRDGFVMGEGAGIVVLEEYEHAKKRGAKIYGELIGYGMAGDAYHLTAPAEDGSGAFRSMQMALKRSGLGTDQIDYINAHGTSTPVGDVIEVGAVKRLFGEDAYKLSMSSTKSAIGHLLGAAGSVEAIYSLLALRDQVVPPTINLENPSEGCDIDLVPMVAKERRVRYVLSNSFGFGGTNASLIFAPAP from the coding sequence ATGAGACGTGTCGTAGTTACCGGCGTGGGGCTGGTTACGCCGCTCGGCATTGGTATCGAGCACAATTGGCAGGCCCTGACCGCCGGCAAGTCCGGCCTTGACCGGATCCAGTCCTTCGATGTGTCCGATCTGCCGGCGAAGATCGCGGGCATCGTGCCGCGCGGTGCGACCGCGGACAATCTGTTCCACGCGGACGACTGGGTCGAGCCCAAGGACCAGCGCAAGATGGACGAGTTCATCGTCTACGCGCTTGCCGCGGCGGCCCAGGCGGTCAAGGATTCCGGCTGGCAGCCGGCGAACGAGGTCGAGCAGTACCGCACCGGCGTCCAGGTCGGCTCGGGCATCGGCGGCCTCAGCACCATCTCCGACACGGCAGTGACGCTGCATGAGCGCGGGCCCCGCCGCGTCAGCCCGTTCTTCATCCCGTCGGCGCTCATCAACCTCGCCTCGGGCCACATCTCGATCGTGCACGGCTTCAAGGGCCCGAACCATTCGGCGGTGACGGCTTGCTCGACCGGCGCGCACGCGATCGGCGATGCCGCGCGGATCATCCAGTACGATGACGCCGACGTCATGATCGCCGGTGGCGCCGAAGCCGCGATCTGCCGGCTCGGCATCGCCGGGTTCGCCGCCGCCCGCGCGCTCTCGACGGATTTCAACGACGAGCCGACCCGGGCGTCCCGTCCGTTCGACCGGGATCGCGACGGGTTCGTGATGGGCGAGGGTGCCGGCATCGTCGTGCTCGAGGAATACGAGCACGCGAAGAAGCGCGGCGCCAAGATCTACGGCGAGCTCATCGGCTACGGCATGGCGGGCGACGCCTATCATCTGACCGCCCCGGCCGAGGACGGCAGCGGCGCCTTCCGCTCCATGCAGATGGCGCTCAAGCGCTCGGGCCTCGGCACCGACCAGATCGACTACATCAACGCCCACGGCACGTCGACGCCCGTCGGCGACGTCATCGAGGTCGGCGCGGTCAAGCGCCTGTTCGGTGAGGACGCCTACAAGCTCTCGATGTCGTCGACCAAGTCGGCGATCGGCCATCTCCTGGGTGCTGCCGGCTCGGTCGAGGCAATCTATTCGCTCCTGGCGCTGCGCGACCAGGTCGTGCCGCCGACGATCAATCTCGAGAACCCGTCGGAAGGCTGTGACATCGACCTGGTTCCGATGGTCGCCAAGGAGCGGCGGGTGCGCTACGTGCTGTCGAACTCCTTCGGCTTCGGCGGCACCAACGCCTCGTTGATCTTCGCCCCGGCTCCCTGA
- a CDS encoding SAM-dependent methyltransferase, with amino-acid sequence MLLAHLLRHLIRRGRLTVIDSSGRTHIFGELPGPVSTIRLHTKTLERRLFFNPRLAVGEAYMDGSMTLVEGDIYDFLSLLMGNISTAPRSVALSPLYNGVDRWARWMQQHNPVGRAQQNVAHHYDLSSTLYDLFLDADRQYSCAYFERTTDDLETAQANKKRHIASKLLLKPGQKLLDIGSGWGGLGLYLAQAAGVDVTGLTLSTEQHKMSNDRAATAGLSDRVRFEMRDYRLDQGRYDRIVSVGMFEHVGVNHYGEYFDKIHDLLTDDGVALIHAIGRQDGPGTTNPWIRKYIFPGGYCPALSEVLPAIERARLQLMDIEILRLHYAETLRHWRQRFLTHWEKVKALYDERFCRMWEFYLAASEAGFRVQDLMVFQIQLAKRVDAVPMTRDYMNEWKAAHPLVSALPPRQAGCAD; translated from the coding sequence ATGCTGTTGGCCCATCTGTTGCGTCACCTCATCCGTCGCGGACGGCTGACCGTCATCGATTCTTCCGGACGAACCCACATCTTCGGCGAGCTGCCCGGACCGGTCTCGACGATTCGCCTGCATACCAAGACGCTCGAGCGGCGCTTGTTCTTCAATCCGCGCCTGGCCGTCGGCGAAGCCTACATGGATGGCTCGATGACGCTCGTTGAGGGCGACATCTACGATTTCCTGAGCCTCCTCATGGGCAACATCTCGACCGCGCCCCGGTCGGTGGCGCTCTCGCCGCTCTATAACGGCGTTGATCGCTGGGCGCGCTGGATGCAGCAACATAATCCCGTCGGCCGCGCCCAGCAGAACGTCGCCCATCACTACGATCTCTCGTCGACGCTCTACGACCTGTTCCTGGACGCGGACCGGCAATATTCCTGCGCCTATTTCGAGCGGACGACCGACGATCTCGAGACGGCACAAGCCAACAAGAAGCGGCATATCGCCTCCAAGCTGCTCTTGAAGCCCGGCCAGAAGCTGCTCGACATCGGCTCCGGCTGGGGCGGGCTCGGGCTCTATCTGGCGCAGGCGGCGGGCGTCGACGTCACCGGCCTCACGCTCTCGACCGAGCAGCACAAGATGTCGAACGACCGGGCCGCCACGGCCGGGCTCTCAGACCGCGTGCGCTTTGAGATGCGCGACTATCGTCTCGACCAGGGCCGCTATGACCGCATCGTCTCGGTCGGCATGTTCGAGCATGTCGGGGTCAATCACTACGGCGAATATTTCGACAAGATCCACGACCTTCTGACCGATGACGGCGTGGCGCTCATCCACGCGATCGGCCGCCAGGACGGGCCCGGCACGACCAACCCCTGGATCCGGAAATACATCTTCCCCGGCGGCTACTGCCCGGCGCTCTCCGAGGTGCTGCCGGCGATCGAGCGCGCCCGCCTGCAGCTCATGGACATCGAGATCCTGCGGCTGCACTACGCCGAGACGCTGCGCCACTGGCGCCAGCGCTTCCTCACCCACTGGGAGAAGGTGAAGGCGCTCTACGACGAGCGGTTCTGCCGCATGTGGGAGTTCTATCTCGCGGCGTCGGAGGCGGGCTTCCGCGTCCAGGACTTGATGGTGTTCCAGATCCAGCTGGCGAAGCGCGTCGACGCGGTGCCGATGACCCGCGACTACATGAACGAGTGGAAGGCGGCGCATCCGCTCGTCTCGGCCCTGCCGCCGCGCCAGGCGGGCTGCGCCGACTGA
- a CDS encoding YicC/YloC family endoribonuclease, whose product MTGFARVEGQTDGFAWVWELRSVNGKALDLRFRLPPGFDALEGPCKALLGDRLKRGSINASLAITETARVAQLKINDAVLGQVVDLLKSLEGVIDAAPPRLDGLLGIRGVMELADDQPGPEVREVRLAALTESFGRAAGALVAARDAEGERIGRVLSARLDEIAGYVSTAEQAAATQPDAIRARFQQQIADLLDGAPPVPEERLAQELALILARADVREELDRLAAHILGARELLAEGLGVGRRFDFLCQEFNREANTVCSKSADLGLTRTGLDLKAAIEQLREQVQNIE is encoded by the coding sequence ATGACCGGCTTCGCGCGGGTCGAAGGCCAGACGGACGGCTTCGCCTGGGTTTGGGAATTAAGGAGTGTCAACGGCAAGGCGCTCGACCTGCGCTTCCGGCTGCCGCCCGGTTTCGACGCGCTCGAGGGGCCGTGCAAGGCACTGCTGGGCGACCGCCTCAAGCGCGGCTCGATCAACGCCAGCCTCGCGATTACCGAGACCGCGCGCGTGGCCCAGCTCAAGATCAACGACGCCGTGCTGGGCCAGGTGGTCGACCTTCTGAAGTCGCTCGAGGGCGTCATCGACGCCGCCCCGCCGCGGCTCGACGGCCTGCTCGGGATCCGCGGCGTGATGGAGCTGGCCGATGACCAGCCGGGGCCGGAGGTCCGCGAGGTGCGGCTCGCCGCCCTCACCGAGAGCTTCGGGCGGGCGGCGGGAGCGCTGGTCGCCGCGCGTGACGCCGAGGGCGAACGCATCGGCCGGGTGCTGAGCGCGCGGCTCGACGAGATTGCCGGCTATGTCTCAACGGCGGAGCAGGCGGCCGCGACCCAGCCGGACGCGATTCGAGCCCGCTTCCAGCAGCAGATCGCCGATCTGCTCGATGGCGCGCCGCCGGTGCCGGAGGAGCGGCTTGCCCAGGAACTGGCGCTCATCCTGGCGCGCGCCGACGTGCGCGAGGAGCTCGACCGGCTTGCCGCCCATATCCTGGGCGCGCGCGAGCTGCTGGCCGAGGGACTGGGCGTCGGCCGCCGCTTCGATTTCCTGTGTCAGGAATTCAATCGCGAAGCCAACACGGTCTGCTCGAAGTCGGCCGACCTGGGGCTGACCCGCACCGGTCTCGACCTCAAGGCCGCGATCGAGCAATTGCGTGAGCAAGTCCAGAACATCGAGTAG
- the rplI gene encoding 50S ribosomal protein L9: MVDVILLERVEKLGHLGQIVKVRPGYARNFLLPQKKALRATKENLAYFETQRAVLEANNLRLKAEAEEVAAKMGDLSVVVIRQAGETGQLYGSVSARDVADGIGELGYKVERSQVSLDHPIKTLGVHKVKITLHPEVSLIVQVNVAQSADEAAAQAKGLTAADLEAAREAQEAEAETVAEETAEA, encoded by the coding sequence ATGGTTGACGTCATCCTGCTGGAGCGGGTCGAGAAGCTGGGCCATCTGGGCCAGATCGTTAAGGTCCGTCCGGGCTATGCCCGCAATTTCCTCCTGCCGCAGAAGAAGGCTCTGCGCGCGACCAAGGAGAACCTCGCCTATTTCGAGACGCAGCGTGCTGTGCTCGAGGCGAACAACCTGCGCCTCAAGGCCGAGGCCGAAGAAGTCGCCGCCAAGATGGGCGACCTCTCCGTCGTCGTGATCCGCCAGGCCGGCGAGACCGGCCAGCTCTACGGCTCGGTTTCGGCGCGTGACGTGGCCGACGGCATCGGCGAACTCGGCTACAAGGTCGAGCGCTCGCAGGTCTCGCTCGACCACCCGATCAAGACGCTGGGCGTGCACAAGGTGAAGATCACCCTGCACCCGGAAGTGTCGCTGATCGTCCAGGTCAACGTGGCGCAGTCGGCCGACGAAGCCGCGGCCCAGGCCAAGGGCCTGACGGCGGCCGATCTCGAGGCCGCTCGCGAGGCCCAAGAGGCCGAGGCCGAGACGGTTGCCGAGGAGACGGCCGAGGCCTGA
- the fabG gene encoding 3-oxoacyl-[acyl-carrier-protein] reductase has protein sequence MFDLTGKVALVTGATGGIGAAIARVLHGAGATVLCAGTRAQVLDQLVSELGERAVAAPADLKDPAAGEALIKKAETEFGRLDILVNNAGFTRDGLAIRMKDEDWSDVLEVNLTAAFRLARASLKGMMKRREGRIISISSVVGVAGNPGQANYVASKAGLIGMSKALAVEVASRGITVNCVAPGFIATAMTDALNEQQRERILAGIPAGRMGDADEIAAAVLYLASNEAAYVTGQTIHVNGGMLMV, from the coding sequence ATGTTCGATCTGACCGGCAAGGTCGCTCTCGTCACCGGCGCCACCGGCGGCATCGGTGCCGCCATCGCCCGCGTGCTGCATGGCGCCGGCGCCACCGTCCTCTGCGCCGGCACGCGCGCCCAGGTGCTGGACCAGCTCGTCTCGGAGCTGGGTGAGCGGGCGGTGGCGGCGCCTGCCGACCTCAAGGACCCGGCAGCGGGCGAGGCCCTGATCAAGAAGGCCGAGACGGAATTCGGCCGGCTCGACATCCTGGTCAACAACGCCGGCTTCACGCGCGACGGGCTTGCCATCCGCATGAAGGACGAGGACTGGTCCGACGTGCTCGAGGTCAACCTGACGGCGGCGTTCCGCCTCGCCCGCGCCAGTCTCAAGGGCATGATGAAGCGCCGCGAAGGACGCATCATCTCGATCTCGTCGGTGGTCGGCGTTGCCGGCAATCCGGGCCAGGCCAACTATGTGGCGTCCAAGGCGGGCCTCATCGGCATGTCGAAGGCACTGGCGGTCGAAGTCGCCTCGCGCGGGATCACGGTGAACTGCGTGGCGCCCGGCTTCATCGCGACGGCCATGACCGATGCGCTGAACGAGCAGCAGCGCGAGCGGATCCTGGCCGGCATTCCGGCAGGCCGCATGGGCGATGCCGACGAAATCGCCGCGGCGGTGTTGTATCTCGCAAGCAACGAGGCGGCTTACGTCACCGGACAGACCATCCATGTCAACGGCGGCATGCTCATGGTCTGA
- the fabD gene encoding ACP S-malonyltransferase translates to MNIVTKRALVFPGQGSQVVGMGVDLAAAFPVAREVFEEADDALGQKLSGLMAEGPIETLTLTENAQPALLAMSVAVTRVLAKEGGFDLGAGAAYVAGHSLGEYSALAAAGTFALADAVRLVKRRGQAMQAAVPVGTGAMVALLGVELETGLAIAKEASEASGEICAVANDNGGGQLVLSGHKGAVEKAVAVAAEKGFKKAIMLPVSAPFHSPLMAPAADVMAEALGAIAMTVPAAPVVANVSASAVRETETIRTLLVNQVTGMVRWRETVLYLKEQGVTEIVELGAGKVLAGLVRRIDKDIATRSVGSPADVEAFLATL, encoded by the coding sequence ATGAACATCGTGACGAAGCGTGCGTTGGTATTTCCCGGGCAGGGATCGCAGGTCGTCGGCATGGGGGTCGACCTCGCCGCTGCTTTCCCGGTCGCGCGGGAGGTCTTCGAGGAGGCCGACGACGCCCTCGGCCAGAAGCTCTCGGGCCTGATGGCCGAAGGGCCGATCGAGACCCTGACCCTGACCGAGAACGCGCAGCCGGCGCTGCTCGCCATGTCGGTCGCGGTCACGCGCGTGCTCGCGAAGGAGGGTGGCTTCGATCTCGGTGCGGGCGCCGCCTATGTGGCGGGCCATTCGCTGGGCGAATATTCAGCACTCGCCGCTGCCGGCACCTTCGCGCTCGCCGATGCCGTGCGCCTCGTCAAGCGGCGCGGCCAGGCCATGCAGGCGGCGGTGCCGGTCGGCACCGGTGCCATGGTGGCGCTCCTCGGCGTCGAGCTCGAGACGGGACTCGCGATTGCCAAGGAGGCATCCGAGGCGTCGGGGGAGATCTGCGCCGTTGCGAACGACAATGGCGGTGGCCAGCTCGTGCTGTCCGGCCACAAGGGCGCCGTCGAGAAGGCGGTCGCGGTTGCCGCCGAGAAGGGCTTCAAGAAGGCGATCATGCTGCCGGTCTCGGCGCCGTTCCATTCGCCGCTGATGGCGCCGGCCGCGGATGTCATGGCCGAGGCGCTGGGCGCCATCGCAATGACGGTGCCGGCTGCCCCGGTGGTTGCGAACGTATCGGCGAGCGCCGTGCGCGAGACGGAAACGATCCGTACGCTGCTCGTCAATCAGGTGACCGGCATGGTGCGCTGGCGTGAGACCGTGCTTTATCTGAAGGAGCAGGGCGTCACCGAGATCGTCGAACTCGGCGCCGGCAAGGTGCTGGCCGGCCTCGTCCGCCGGATTGACAAGGACATCGCGACGCGCTCGGTCGGGTCGCCCGCCGACGTCGAGGCCTTCCTGGCTACGCTCTAA
- a CDS encoding acyl carrier protein has protein sequence MSDIADRVKKIVVEHLGVDEAKVTENASFIDDLGADSLDTVELVMAFEEEFGCEIPDEAAEKIVTVKDAVSFITAHS, from the coding sequence ATGAGTGACATCGCCGATCGGGTTAAGAAGATTGTGGTCGAGCACCTGGGCGTCGACGAGGCCAAGGTGACGGAGAACGCGAGCTTCATCGACGATCTCGGTGCCGACAGCCTCGACACGGTCGAGCTGGTGATGGCGTTCGAAGAGGAATTCGGCTGTGAGATCCCGGACGAGGCGGCCGAGAAGATCGTCACCGTCAAGGATGCGGTGAGCTTCATTACGGCGCATAGCTGA
- a CDS encoding DUF2232 domain-containing protein has translation MSIVRSAAFAVAGGLAAALLFVSLVKGNVGGVILMGMTPLPLFLVGLSLGIAPAAIASVVGTAVILAVDTLYGMVFLADFALPVMVVVPLALWRRRVETEWPSAGRLVLGLTALAAVVFLASQLSLVGQPGGMEGSLRAAVGTLAKELRNQDPQVGAQAEEMLQSAVRWLPGMGATVWMGLIAVNGVLAQGALAGFGWARRPAPTIASITVPWLVLVPLAAAIAAAALGDRLPYGGEIAFAGSNLSVILAVPFLFQGLGVIHASAARSSKRAWLLAGVYVAVLVFGWPIPLIVALGVIEQWVGLRRRIAATDQEKSDG, from the coding sequence ATGTCGATCGTCCGATCGGCTGCGTTCGCCGTAGCAGGCGGCCTCGCGGCTGCCTTGCTGTTCGTGTCGCTGGTCAAGGGCAATGTCGGCGGCGTCATCCTCATGGGCATGACGCCTCTGCCGTTGTTTCTGGTCGGGTTGTCGCTCGGCATTGCGCCGGCGGCGATCGCTTCGGTGGTGGGTACCGCGGTCATCCTGGCGGTCGACACGCTCTACGGCATGGTGTTCCTTGCCGATTTTGCGTTGCCGGTCATGGTCGTGGTGCCGTTGGCGCTCTGGCGCCGACGGGTTGAAACGGAATGGCCCTCCGCGGGCCGCCTGGTGCTCGGCCTCACGGCATTGGCCGCGGTCGTCTTCCTTGCCTCCCAGCTGAGCCTTGTGGGTCAGCCGGGCGGAATGGAGGGCAGCCTGCGGGCCGCGGTCGGCACGCTCGCCAAGGAACTGCGGAATCAAGATCCGCAGGTCGGCGCGCAGGCGGAGGAGATGCTGCAGTCGGCGGTGCGCTGGCTGCCCGGCATGGGGGCGACGGTCTGGATGGGCTTGATCGCCGTCAACGGCGTCCTGGCCCAAGGCGCTCTCGCCGGTTTCGGCTGGGCGCGCCGTCCGGCGCCGACGATCGCGTCGATCACGGTCCCATGGCTCGTCCTGGTGCCGTTGGCCGCGGCGATCGCCGCGGCGGCGTTGGGTGACAGGTTGCCCTATGGCGGGGAGATCGCGTTCGCGGGATCGAACCTGTCGGTCATCCTGGCGGTGCCGTTTCTGTTTCAGGGCCTGGGCGTGATCCACGCCTCGGCCGCACGGTCGTCGAAGCGGGCCTGGCTCTTGGCCGGGGTCTATGTCGCGGTTCTTGTTTTTGGGTGGCCGATCCCGTTGATCGTCGCCCTCGGTGTGATCGAGCAATGGGTCGGGTTGCGGCGCCGGATCGCCGCAACGGACCAGGAGAAGAGTGATGGTTGA
- a CDS encoding glutathione S-transferase family protein, with protein MLTIWGRKTSSNVQALMWCVGELGLAYERHDIGHKYGGNDTPEFLAMNPNGTVPVLRDGDDEPLWETGAILRYLAGRYADDRFWPQDPAARAQVDKWAEWSKINIALKFTAPVFWRVVRTAPRDRNSALIAEALAVLGKYLDIAENRLAVGRFLCGDDLTLADIQFGHCLYRYFDIAIERPDRPALRRYYDRLAARAAFREHVMVSYEDLRVL; from the coding sequence ATGTTGACGATCTGGGGGCGGAAGACCTCGTCGAACGTCCAGGCGCTGATGTGGTGCGTCGGCGAGTTGGGGCTGGCCTACGAGCGGCACGACATCGGCCACAAGTACGGCGGCAACGATACGCCGGAATTCCTGGCGATGAATCCCAACGGCACCGTGCCGGTGCTGCGCGACGGCGACGACGAGCCGCTGTGGGAAACCGGCGCGATCCTGCGCTATCTGGCTGGCCGCTATGCCGATGACCGATTCTGGCCGCAAGACCCGGCGGCGCGCGCCCAGGTCGACAAATGGGCCGAATGGTCCAAGATCAACATTGCGCTCAAATTTACCGCTCCGGTCTTCTGGCGCGTCGTCAGGACCGCGCCCAGGGATCGAAATTCGGCGCTCATCGCGGAGGCACTTGCCGTGCTCGGCAAGTATCTGGACATCGCCGAGAACCGGCTGGCGGTCGGTCGGTTCCTGTGCGGCGACGATCTGACGCTCGCCGACATTCAGTTCGGCCATTGCCTCTATCGCTACTTCGACATTGCGATCGAGCGGCCGGATCGCCCGGCGTTGCGGCGTTACTATGATCGGCTCGCGGCACGAGCGGCCTTCCGTGAGCACGTCATGGTGTCCTACGAGGACCTGCGCGTCCTTTGA
- the mltG gene encoding endolytic transglycosylase MltG, with amino-acid sequence MRRLLSIAVAGFILAAAIGVLGTWGGLRWYEAPGPSTAPKTIVLEPRGTEAIGGTLEGAGILTHVRLFMLAARLSGGAGELKAGEYLFPAGISPAGILDLLRSGRTVVHRLVVPEGLTSPEIVALVNEADALTGEIAETPAEGQLLPATYFYSRGDKRQALVDRMHRGMTKLVGELWAQRRPGLPLGNPAEAVTLASMVEKETGVEAERPLIAGVFYNRLKLGMRLQSDPTVSYALTQGEHPLGRTLSHADLELPSPYNTYVTKGLPPGPIANPGKAALKAVLDPAATDALYFVADGSGGHRFSTTLDEHNRAVQHWREIQTPKN; translated from the coding sequence ATGCGTCGCCTCCTATCGATCGCCGTCGCCGGATTCATCCTGGCGGCGGCGATCGGCGTTTTGGGCACCTGGGGGGGCCTTCGCTGGTACGAGGCGCCGGGACCCTCTACCGCACCCAAGACGATTGTGCTGGAGCCCCGCGGGACCGAGGCGATCGGCGGTACGCTCGAGGGGGCCGGCATCCTGACCCATGTCCGGCTGTTCATGCTTGCCGCCCGGTTGAGCGGCGGTGCGGGCGAGCTCAAGGCCGGCGAATATCTCTTTCCGGCCGGCATCTCGCCCGCAGGCATCCTCGACCTGCTGCGGTCCGGCAGGACGGTGGTCCATCGCCTGGTCGTGCCGGAGGGGCTGACCAGTCCCGAGATCGTGGCGCTCGTGAACGAGGCGGATGCCCTCACGGGCGAGATCGCCGAGACGCCGGCCGAGGGGCAGCTGCTGCCCGCGACCTATTTCTATTCCCGGGGCGACAAGCGGCAGGCGCTGGTCGACCGGATGCATCGCGGCATGACGAAGCTGGTGGGCGAACTGTGGGCCCAGCGCCGGCCGGGCCTGCCGCTCGGCAATCCGGCGGAAGCGGTGACGCTTGCCTCGATGGTCGAGAAGGAGACCGGCGTCGAGGCCGAGCGGCCGCTCATCGCCGGCGTATTCTACAACCGCCTGAAGCTCGGCATGCGACTGCAGTCGGATCCGACGGTGAGCTACGCGCTGACCCAGGGCGAGCATCCGCTAGGCCGCACCCTGTCCCATGCGGATCTCGAGCTGCCGTCGCCCTACAACACCTACGTGACGAAGGGCTTGCCGCCAGGCCCGATCGCCAATCCCGGGAAAGCGGCCTTGAAGGCCGTGCTCGATCCGGCCGCGACCGACGCGCTCTATTTCGTGGCGGACGGTTCGGGCGGCCATCGGTTCTCGACGACGCTCGACGAGCACAACCGAGCCGTCCAGCATTGGCGCGAGATCCAGACGCCGAAGAACTAG
- the rpsF gene encoding 30S ribosomal protein S6 translates to MALYECVFIARQDVSGTQVETLIETFAQVIVDQGGTVPKKEYWGLKNLAYRMKKNRKGHYALMNIDAPPAAVKEMERTMSINEDIIRVLTIRVDELEEGPSVAMQNKGRAEERPRRSFGDRGGFGGERGGFGGERGFGDRGDRAPAGAVE, encoded by the coding sequence ATGGCGTTATACGAGTGCGTGTTCATCGCACGCCAGGATGTGTCCGGCACTCAGGTCGAGACACTGATCGAAACCTTCGCCCAGGTCATCGTCGACCAGGGCGGCACGGTTCCGAAGAAAGAGTACTGGGGTTTGAAGAACCTCGCGTACCGGATGAAGAAGAATCGCAAGGGCCACTATGCCCTCATGAACATCGACGCGCCGCCCGCCGCCGTGAAGGAGATGGAGCGGACGATGTCGATCAATGAGGACATCATCCGTGTGCTCACGATCCGCGTCGACGAGCTCGAAGAGGGGCCGTCGGTGGCGATGCAGAACAAGGGTCGGGCCGAAGAGCGTCCGCGTCGCAGCTTCGGCGATCGCGGTGGCTTCGGCGGCGAGCGTGGCGGCTTCGGCGGCGAGCGTGGTTTTGGTGATCGGGGCGATCGCGCCCCGGCGGGAGCGGTGGAATAA